A genomic region of Manihot esculenta cultivar AM560-2 chromosome 15, M.esculenta_v8, whole genome shotgun sequence contains the following coding sequences:
- the LOC110601851 gene encoding AP-2 complex subunit mu: MPVAASAIYFLNLRGDVLINRLYRDDVGGNMVDAFRTHIMQTKELGTCPVRQIGGCSFFYMRISNVYIVIVVSSNANVACALKFVVEAVALFKSYFGGAFDEDAIRNNFVLIYELLDEIMDFGYPQNLSPEILKLYITQEGVRSPFSSKPTDKPVPNATLQVTGAVGWRREGLVYKKNEVFLDIVESVNLLMSSKGSVLRCDVTGKILMKCFLSGMPDLKLGLNDKIGLEKESQMKSRPTKSGKTIELDDVTFHQCVNLTRFNSEKTVSFVPPDGEFELMKYRITEGVNLPFRVLPTIKELGRTRMEVNVKVKSVFGAKMFALGVVIKIPVPKQTAKTSFQVTSGRAKYNAAIDCLVWKIRKFPGQTEPTLSAEIELISTMTEKKSWTRPPIQMEFQVPMFTASGLRVRFLKVWEKSGYNTVEWVRYITKAGSYEIRC, translated from the exons ATGCCGGTGGCTGCATCTGCCATCTATTTCTTAAATCTTCGCGGTGATGTGCTCATTAATCGTCTCTATCGTGACGATGTCGG TGGGAATATGGTGGATGCATTCCGAACGCATATAATGCAAACAAAAGAACTTGGGACATGTCCAGTACGACAGATTGGTGGTTGCTCTTTCTTTTACATGAGAATCAGCAATGTCTACATTGTGATTGTTGTCAGCAGCAATGCTAATGTGGCTTGTGCATTAAAGTTTGTGGTTGAG GCTGTTGCATTGTTCAAATCATACTTTGGTGGGGCTTTTGATGAAGATGCCATCAGAAATAATTTTGTCCTGATTTATGAGTTGCTGGATG AAATCATGGACTTCGGTTACCCACAAAACCTTTCTCCTGAGATTTTAAAGCTTTACATCACTCAGGAAGGAGTGCGCTCACCATTTTCATCCAAG CCGACAGATAAACCCGTTCCTAATGCAACACTACAAGTCACAGGTGCTGTTGGTTGGCGGAGAGAGGGCCTTGTTTATAAAAAGAATGAG GTTTTTCTTGACATTGTGGAAAGTGTAAACCTTCTCATGTCTTCAAAAG GTAGTGTCCTACGTTGTGATGTAACGGGGAAGATTCTTATGAAGTGCTTCCTTTCTGGAATGCCTGACTTGAAGTTGGGTTTAAATGACAAAATTGGCCTTGAGAAAGAGTCACAAATGAAATCCCGTCCTACTAAAAG TGGCAAAACAATCGAACTTGATGATGTTACGTTCCACCAATGTGTAAATTTGACAAGGTTCAACTCAGAAAAGACTGTTAGTTTTGTCCCGCCAGATGGTGAATTTGAATTGATGAA GTATCGTATCACTGAGGGAGTTAATCTTCCATTTCGAGTATTGCCAACAATCAAAGAACTTGGTCGAACACGCATGGAAGTGAATGTTAAG GTCAAGAGTGTCTTTGGTGCAAAAATGTTTGCACTTGGCGTTGTTATCAAAATTCCTGTTCCCAAACAAACTGCTAAGACAAGCTTCCAGGTGACATCAGGTCGAGCAAAGTACAATGCTGCAATTGATTGTTTAGTTTGGAA GATAAGAAAATTTCCTGGACAAACTGAACCCACTTTGAGCGCAGAAATTGAGTTGATTTCAACAATGACAGAGAAGAAATCTTGGACAAGGCCACCAATTCAGATGGAGTTCCAG GTTCCCATGTTTACAGCATCTGGTTTACGCGTTCGCTTCCTTAAG GTATGGGAAAAGAGTGGGTACAACACGGTGGAGTGGGTCCGTTATATTACTAAAGCAGGCTCATATGAGATTAGGTGCTAG
- the LOC110600960 gene encoding transcription factor MafB, which yields MRFFRRIAGFLGFVKEEGAHEVKDQEEEGDDHRHGHHHHHHHHHHHQSRFSSNYQETMLPRKGFSVPVKVAVDRHQPGPVLVPSSSGDGGVQGLRWHAKRLKIDEDGDVADEFLEEVLPEISSSVEDHQKPLPRFQVKHSGRPAKIKKQVISQEGKIQQCVVYRGRLQWV from the exons ATGCGATTCTTCAGGAGGATCGCGGGATTTCTTGGGTTTGTTAAAGAGGAGGGTGCCCACGAAGTGAAAGaccaagaagaagaaggtgaCGATCATCGCCAcggccaccaccaccaccaccaccaccaccatcacCACCAATCCCGTTTTTCTTCTAATTATCAAGAAACTATGCTTCCTCGTAAAGGCTTCAGTGTACCCGTTAAGGTCGCCGTCGACCGTCACCAGCCCGGCCCAGTGTTAGTCCCTTCTAGCTCTGGCGATGGAGGCGTCCAG GGTCTGAGATGGCATGCGAAGCGCCTCAAAATAGATGAAGATGGAGATGTAGCAGATGAATTTCTTGAAGAGGTTCTACCAGAGATATCATCTAGTGTTGAAGATCACCAGAAACCATTACCGAGGTTCCAAGTTAAACACAGTGGCCGACCCGCTAAAATAAAGAAACAGGTGATTTCCCAAGAAGGGAAAATCCAACAATGTGTAGTATATCGAGGTCGATTGCAGTGGGTATGA